The Salvia miltiorrhiza cultivar Shanhuang (shh) chromosome 1, IMPLAD_Smil_shh, whole genome shotgun sequence genome has a window encoding:
- the LOC131012033 gene encoding uncharacterized protein LOC131012033 has product MGICVSSHSTRTPEDEQQQGRWPSSAKVVDLEGRLEEFRQPVTAEEVLSRHPNCYLCSSDSMLINSNAPQFPKGHALQLGQIYFLMPLSKSLTPLSLEDLCHLAIKTSTALAAASHPFLHRCKTLTISSHENYKNIVTS; this is encoded by the coding sequence ATGGGCATTTGTGTTTCTTCTCACAGTACAAGAACACCGGAGGATGAGCAGCAGCAGGGGCGGTGGCCGTCGTCAGCCAAGGTGGTGGACCTAGAGGGGCGGCTAGAGGAGTTCCGGCAGCCGGTGACGGCGGAGGAGGTGCTCTCCCGCCACCCAAACTGCTACCTCTGCAGCTCCGACAGCATGCTCATCAACTCGAACGCGCCCCAATTCCCCAAAGGCCACGCGCTGCAGCTCGGCCAAATATACTTCCTAATGCCACTCTCCAAATCACTAACGCCACTCTCTCTTGAAGACTTGTGCCACCTCGCCATCAAAACCAGCACAGCTCTCGCCGCCGCCTCTCACCCATTTCTCCATCGATGCAAAACACTCACAATTTCTTCACatgaaaattacaaaaatattgtcacttcttaa